From a region of the Salvelinus alpinus chromosome 2, SLU_Salpinus.1, whole genome shotgun sequence genome:
- the LOC139557981 gene encoding leucine-rich repeats and immunoglobulin-like domains protein 2 isoform X4, with amino-acid sequence MLHVLRVNQNTISIIRPDAWEFCQKLEELDLSFNHLTRLEETAFIGLGLLENLNLGENTISHLGEGVFSSLANLRSLDIRNNEISWAIEDSIGVFVGMKKLNTLILQRNKIKSITKEAFESLEELEHLDLSKNGIMSIHPDSLSHMNLKVFFLNTSSLLCDCQLQWLGPWLTDNRFLQSVSAMCAHPASLLGRNVLSVSLEELVCDDFPKPRITDHPETATALRGTNVTLSCLASSSSDSPMATAWRKDGEVLYDAEVQNYARYQEGKLFYTTVLHLLNVNFTDEGRYQCVVSNHFGSNYSNRAKLTVNELPSFLKTPMDLTIRTGTMARLECAAEGHPSPQIAWQKDGGTDFPAARERRMHVMPDDDIFFIANVKTEDMGVYSCTAQNAAGSLSANATLTVLETPSFMRPLKDRAVARGETAVLQCIAGGSPAPRLNWTKDDGPLVLTERHFFAAANQLLIIVDAGSADTGKYTCIMSNTLGTERGHIYLSVLPSPNCDTAGGYDQDSWNTVGIVVIVVVCCVVGTSLVWVIVIYHMRRKSEDYSITNSDEMNLPVDIPSYLSSQGTLSEPQEGYSNSEAGSHQQLMPPLSNGYVHKGTGYVHKGTGYVHKGTGYVHKGTDGVCYSDTGSEVDTEANGMLHCRVGSLFTGQSSFHPGQSCEGLAGVSTGGAGPLVICSDCYDNANMYSRTREYYACLAKDDPLDKGLSGIMSHLPKEPYGEQRGQHEDTALESLINNQDSSVFLTSHNSSVFLTKRLSKALWPPEQHYSTDVPPRSFWGEGEDLSTVPQPGLSQQPVTLHTTPYASSVAEGGEERSVEVELSLPQSTQYHRSASYRTTSQEHIQAPT; translated from the exons ATGCTGCATGTTCTGCGGGTCAACCAGAACACCATCAGCATCATCCGACCAGACGCCTGGGAGTTCTGCCAAAAGCTGGAGGAGCT AGATCTGTCCTTCAACCACCTCACCCGGTTGGAGGAGACCGCGTTCATTGGACTGGGCCTTCTGGAGAACCTGAACCTAGGAGAGAATACCATCAGCCACCTGGGAGAGGGAGTCTTCAGCAGTCTGGCCAATCTGCGCTCACT AGACATACGGAATAATGAGATCTCTTGGGCCATTGAGGATTCCATTGGTGTGTTTGTTGGAATGAAGAAGCTGAACACATT GATTCTACAGCGGAACAAGATTAAATCTATCACAAAGGAAGCCTTTGAGAGTCTGGAGGAACTAGAGCACTT GGACCTGAGCAAGAATGGGATCATGTCCATCCACCCTGATTCGTTGTCTCACATGAACTTAAAAGTGTT TTTTCTGAACACTAGCAGCCTGCTGTGTGACTGCCAACTGCAATGGCTGGGCCCATGGTTGACTGACAACCGCTTCCTGCAGTCTGTCTCCGCTATGTGTGCTCACCCTGCCAGCCTGCTGGGCCGTAAcgtcctgtctgtcagcctggAGGAGCTGGTCTGTG ATGACTTCCCAAAGCCCCGGATCACTGACCACCCTGAGACCGCCACCGCCCTGCGTGGGACCAATGTGACTCTGAGCTGCCTGGCTTCAAGCAGCAGTGACTCCCCCATGGCCACGGCCTGGAGGAAGGACGGGGAGGTGCTGTACGATGCAGAGGTGCAGAATTACGCCCGCTACCAGGAGGGAAAGCTGTTCTACACCACCGTGCTGCATCTCCTCAACGTCAACTTCACAGACGAGGGACGCTACCAGTGTGTTGTCTCGAACCACTTTGGCTCTAACTACTCCAACAGGGCCAAGCTCACAGTCAATG AGCTGCCGTCCTTTCTGAAGACTCCGATGGACCTGACCATCCGCACGGGCACCATGGCCAGGCTGGAGTGTGCTGCCGAGGGTCACCCATCCCCCCAGATCGCCTGGCAGAAAGACGGGGGCACAGACTTCCCTGCTGCCCGGGAGAGAAGGATGCACGTCATGCCAGACGATGACATCTTCTTCATTGCCAATGTAAAGACGGAGGATATGGGGGTGTACAGCTGCACAGCCCAGAACGCTGCAGGGAGCCTGTCTGCCAACGCTACACTCACTGTGCTAG AAACTCCGTCCTTCATGCGTCCCCTGAAGGACAGGGCGGTAGCTCGTGGGGAGACGGCAGTGCTCCAGTGTATCGCAGGCGGAAGCCCAGCACCCCGCCTCAACTGGACCAAGGATGACGGGCCCCTGGTCCTCACCGAGCGACACTTCTTCGCCGCCGCCAACCAGCTCCTCATCATCGTGGACGCGGGGTCGGCGGACACAGGGAAGTACACGTGCATCATGTCCAACACGCTGGGCACGGAGCGCGGCCACATCTACCTCAGCGTGTTACCCTCTCCCAACTGTGACACTGCGGGCGGCTACGACCAGGATAGCTGGAACACGGTGGGCATCGTTGTGATCGTGGTGGTCTGCTGCGTGGTGGGAACCTCGCTAGTCTGGGTCATCGTCATCTACCACATGCGAAGGAAGAGCGAGGACTACAGCATCACCAACTCAGATGAGATGAACCTGCCGGTAGACATCCCCAGCTACCTGTCCTCTCAGGGAACGCTGTCTGAGCCTCAGGAGGGATACAGCAACTCTGAAGCAGGGAGCCACCAGCAGCTCATGCCACCACTGTCCAACGGCTACGTCCACAAGGGAACTGGCTACGTCCACAAGGGAACTGGCTACGTCCACAAGGGAACTGGCTACGTCCACAAGGGAACTGACG GTGTGTGCTACAGTGACACAGGCAGCGAGGTGGACACCGAGGCCAACGGGATGCTGCACTGCCGTGTGGGCTCTCTGTTCACGGGACAAAGCAGCTTCCATCCTGGGCAGTCCTGCGAGGGACTGGCTGGGGTGTCGACAG GTGGTGCAGGGCCGCTGGTCATCTGCTCGGACTGCTACGACAACGCTAACATGTACTCTCGGACCCGGGAGTACTATGCCTGCCTGGCCAAGGATGACCCCCTGGACAAGGGTCTCTCTGGCATCATGTCCCACCTTCCCAAGGAGCCCTATGGGGAGCAGCGAGGCCAGCATGAGGACACAGCCCTGGAGAGCCTCATCAACAACCAGGACTCCTCAGTCTTCCTCACCAGCCACAACTCCTCAGTCTTCCTCACCAAGAGGCTGAGCAAAGCCCTCTGGCCCCCAGAACAACACTACAGCACCG ATGTTCCCCCCAGGTCGTTTTGGGGCGAAGGGGAGGACTTGTCTACAGTGCCCCAACCAGGTCTGTCACAGCAGCCAGTGACGCTGCACACAACTCCCTATGCATCTTCAGTTgctgagggaggggaggagaggagtgtggaGGTGGAGCTCTCCCTTCCCCAGAGCACACAGTACCACAGAAGTGCCTCTTATAGGACTACGTCTCAGGAGCACATCCAAGCCCCCACATAA